The region ATCGTCTAATCCAATTTGATCTAAATCATTTCGAGAGAAAAGTTCTCTTGGGCTACTGGTTGATTCAATTTCCCCTTTTTTCATGACCAATACACGATCACTCATGGCGACTTCTTCCAAATCATGTGTAATGGAAATGACCGTCATATCATAGTCTTTTCGAATTCCTTTTACTGTCTCAATCAGTTCTCTACGCCCCTCAGGATCCAACATACTCGTTGCCTCATCTAGAATTAGAATCGCTGGTCTTAGGGCTACAACACCTGCAATAGCAACACGTTGCTTTTGACCACCTGATAGACGCGCTGGCTCTCTCTTTTTAAAGTCCAACATGCCAACCAAATCCAGAGCTTCTTCCACTCTCTTTTTCATTTCTTGACGAGAAAGTCCCTGATTTTCCAAACCAAAGGCAACATCATCTTCAACAGTCGCTCCAACAAATTGATTGTCTGGATTTTGAAAAACCATACCGATTTGACGACGTATATTCCAAACATTTTCCTCAGTCAAACGTTGCCCATCAATTACAATCTCTCCAGATTCTGCTTCCAGTAAACCATCAATTAATCGAACCGTCGTTGATTTACCACTACCATTATGCCCTACAATCGAAAGCCATTCTCCACGTTTCACGTGAAA is a window of Streptococcus mitis DNA encoding:
- a CDS encoding energy-coupling factor ABC transporter ATP-binding protein, with product MKSIIDVKNLSFRYKESQEYYDVKGITFHVKRGEWLSIVGHNGSGKSTTVRLIDGLLEAESGEIVIDGQRLTEENVWNIRRQIGMVFQNPDNQFVGATVEDDVAFGLENQGLSRQEMKKRVEEALDLVGMLDFKKREPARLSGGQKQRVAIAGVVALRPAILILDEATSMLDPEGRRELIETVKGIRKDYDMTVISITHDLEEVAMSDRVLVMKKGEIESTSSPRELFSRNDLDQIGLDDPFSNQLKYSLSQNGYDLPENYLTESELEDKLWELL